From the genome of Nasonia vitripennis strain AsymCx chromosome 1, Nvit_psr_1.1, whole genome shotgun sequence, one region includes:
- the LOC107981960 gene encoding uncharacterized protein LOC107981960 isoform X3, with protein sequence MSVWMCVLSEEVLKTSEKAVEQIPAIVAENEKVAELKEVVTKSGKCQEVFDFNVSKLHETLKNFLKETVDTQITVLKSTLGLINKPSPRIWM encoded by the exons TATCAGAAGAAGTACTGAAAACATCTGAAAAGGCCGTCGAGCAAATCCCAGCTATCGTagctgaaaatgaaaaagttgCTGAATTGAAG GAAGTTGTCACTAAATCAGGAAAATGCCAAGAAGTTTTCGACTTCAACGTATCCAAGTTGCACGAAACTTTGAAAAACTTCTTGAAAGAAACCGTAGACACCCAAATCACCGTTCTGAAATCCACTCTTGGTTTGATTAACAAG CCCTCACCAAGAATTTGGATGTAG